A stretch of the Erpetoichthys calabaricus chromosome 3, fErpCal1.3, whole genome shotgun sequence genome encodes the following:
- the LOC114649541 gene encoding immunoglobulin kappa light chain-like, with amino-acid sequence MPAAFTLVTVLLLHSLGVIGQTIPRLWQPHPSVTATSGQNPKIRCQVLNDRAVHFVFSWYKQTKGSAMSFMLSVRAKNKPRYAAGISERFVPEFNTVEDSLDLTIGNFDPSDVGTYYCAIWYSSQYIFGDGTEVEYSDSIQPPRTPLLHLFPPSPQQLHTRNEATLLCVARHMRPQHVRLRWAVDGQAQDLQQQLEASEREPEGTFTSWSMLSISSDIWQRGAWVTCQADHETVDPSTPLEKSVELGLRQGDCKEEDKSGWNIQDHNMTSSMNSFSNNYAGDLAHILEIATYCYFCPLVFSILFGTVITSLIFFKSKKLRGRVKSRQASLEVAPRALSKVQK; translated from the exons ATGCCAGCTGCGTTTACACTTGTGACAGTGCTGCTCTTGCATTCGTTGG GAGTCATTGGACAAACAATCCCTCGATTATGGCAACCTCATCCATCGGTGACGGCCACCAGCGGGCAGAACCCTAAGATACGATGTCAAGTATTGAACGACAGAGCTGTCCATTTTGTCTTTTCGTGGTACAAGCAGACAAAGGGCAGCGCCATGAGTTTCATGCTGAGTGTTCGCGCTAAAAACAAGCCGAGGTACGCAGCAGGCATCAGCGAGAGATTTGTGCCCGAATTCAACACAGTGGAGGACAGCTTGGACCTGACCATCGGGAACTTCGACCCCTCTGATGTGGGCACGTACTACTGCGCCATCTGGTACTCCAGTCAGTACATCTTTGGAGACGGGACGGAGGTTGAGTACTCGG attcgaTTCAGCCACCACGTACTCCCCTACTCCATCTTTTCCCACCATCACCTCAGCAACTTCATACTAGAAATGAAGCCACACTGCTGTGTGTGGCTCGACATATGAGGCCCCAGCATGTACGACTGCGCTGGGCAGTGGATGGGCAGGCACAAGACCTACAACAGCAGCTGGAGGCGTCTGAACGTGAGCCAGAGGGCACATTCACCTCCTGGTCGATGCTGAGCATTAGTAGTGACATCTGGCAGAGGGGCGCATGGGTAACGTGCCAAGCAGACCATGAAACGGTGGATCCGAGTACTCCGCTGGAGAAGAGTGTGGAGTTGGGGTTAAGACAAGGAG ATTGTAAAGAAGAAGATAAATCCGGATGGAATATTCAAGATCACAATATGACCAGCAGCATGAATTCTTTCTCAAATAATTATGCAG GTGACCTGGCGCATATTTTGGAGATCGCTACTTACTGCTACTTTTGTCCACTGGTCTTCTCCATCCTGTTTGGAACTGTAATCAccagcttaattttttttaaaagtaaaaaactccGGGGTAGGGTCAAAAGCCGCCAAGCTTCACTTGAGGTTGCACCCAGAGCACTTTCTAAAGTGCAGAAGTAA